A genomic stretch from Limanda limanda chromosome 11, fLimLim1.1, whole genome shotgun sequence includes:
- the thrap3a gene encoding thyroid hormone receptor-associated protein 3 isoform X1, producing the protein MSRSLKSASRSRSRSKSRSRSRSTSRSRSCSRSRSRKHRYSSRSRSRSRSRSRSPSYNRDKKYPREYQNNREFRGYHRGFRRPYNFRGRGRGFFPRGRFQRGGGGGGGGRGYNNNNNFRPNWKNYKQHPQNQQQQQQQNYSRGRGRSHNFQKRPESPTHGHSHRSDRSSSPLSRLSQHSSSSSHSSSPKCRPALLLANQNSKDLKEETSASKEVQKGGGEDGGPVELVGALAGDAKEGAGSERTEGSWQGQTDCSSSPKRACPVASSAVNAGQSSQATNQSAPSKNTNDNRNGAPSWQTVCSSSSAKKTSHEGLNPMLSSFDFFSTEDYLDGDKSAISVAFRKFLEEQNKKSASSLENGKNAATNDVDMDQGRVNGKASAINTDSVSRKYKGDGKVLSLNSFLKSSPFLSADGEEEEEMVITPHSKPLQKDWHNGDESPKLKSRVSPSARELFEECFGKWKNGTYSQVANSDLDAMAEEIYLRKQVKASISAAALGKRELAGKLDELSPDMNCKARKMAKSPSVPSPTPPSRRNSEREMFMVRGEDSSFVSSRKQEAKCNIKMDFPGEGLLSSSDMLAEERQLSQDLVQASKKDQEFRSIFQHVQAAQLSRSPSELFAQHIVTIVHHIKAQHFPSSGMTLNDRFTMYHRRAAEKEMTKPRKSPEIHRRIDVSTSAFKKHSQLFEAMKSSDDGTYKDGGGKIKGDPMDLRLDIERRKIYSTHERDNNQDRGRDLGDSPNSSRERSLEKFSKCPKRSGKSKKKRSRSRSSSSSSSRKSQHEGDLPLNKSDPKDEGFNRVQLGQGELPGSERGRPRGFQVRIRGRGWNRGNSQGNTSHSNAINMVAQQKTEGWEPEYTPKSKQYYLHDDRDEEADGKWMDNQGRGRGGFSRGKARFIIRNATGGSSTNNPRWAHDKLQVNGGKGGPQEEETRQDHNGGDIDGDNN; encoded by the exons GGGGCCGAGGGCGAGGGTTCTTCCCACGTGGTCGCTTCCAGcgtggaggtggtgggggcggcggcggccgtggctacaacaacaacaacaacttccgCCCAAACTGGAAGAACTACAAGCAGCACCCTcaaaaccaacaacaacaacaacagcaaaactATTCTCGTGGTCGAGGGCGATCGCACAATTTCCAGAAACGCCCAGAGAGCCCCACTCATGGCCACTCTCACCGCTCTGACCGATCCTCCTCACCTTTATCCAGACTTTCTCAGCATTCGTCTTCCTCCTCGCACTCATCCTCTCCCAAATGCAGGCCAGCCTTGCTGCTGGCTAATCAGAACTCCAAAGATTTGAAAGAGGAGACCTCGGCCTCAAAGGAGGTCcagaagggaggaggggaggatggGGGTCCGGTGGAGCTTGTCGGGGCGTTGGCAGGAGATGCTAAAGAAGGCGCAGGAAGTGAGAGAACTGAGGGGAGCTGGCAGGGCCAGacagactgcagcagcagcccaaAGAGAGCCTGTCCTGTGGCAAGTTCTGCTGTTAATGCTGGTCAGAGCAGCCAAGCTACAAACCAGTCTGCCCCCTCTAAGAACACAAATGACAACAGAAATGGTGCCCCCTCGTGGCAGACGGTGTGTAGTTCATCCTCTGCAAAAAAAACCTCACATGAAGGTCTGAATCCAATGCTCTCCAGCTTTGACTTCTTCTCCACTGAGGATTACCTGGATGGAGATAAATCTGCAATCTCCGTTGCCTTCAGAAA GTTTCTGGAGGAGCAAAATAAGAAATCTGCATCTTCTTTGGAAAACGGCAAAAACGCAGCGACGAATGATGTGGATATGGATCAGGGGAGAGTAAATGGCAAAGCATCAGCCATTAACACTGACTCTGTGTCAAGGAAGTACAAAGGGGACGGGAAAGTGTTGTCCCTGAACAGCTTCCTGAAAAGTTCTCCCTTTCTGTCTGCTgatggggaggaagaggaggagatggtcATCACGCCTCATTCAAAGCCACTCCAAAAAGACTGGCACAATGGGGATGAGTCCCCTAAGCTAAAAAGCCGGGTCAGTCCATCAGCCCGAGAGCTGTTTGAAGAGTGCTTTGGCAAATGGAAGAATGGGACTTATTCACAGGTGGCTAACAGTGACCTCGACGCCATGGCAGAGGAGATATATCTTAGAAAGCAAGTTAAGGCCTCGATCTCTGCAGCCGCCCTCGGCAAGAGGGAGTTGGCAGGGAAACTTGACGAACTGTCCCCAGACATGAATTGTAAAGCCAGGAAGATGGCTAAATCTCCCTCTGTCCCATCTCCTACACCTCCATCCAGGAGGAActctgagagagagatgttCATGGTCAGGGGAGAGGACTCGTCTTTCGTGTCCTCAAGAAAACAGGAAGCGAAATGTAATATCAAAATGGATTTTCCTGGAGAGGGTCTGCTAAG CTCTTCAGACATGTTAGCTGAGGAGCGACAGTTGTCTCAGGATCTCGTGCAGGCCTCAAAGAAGGATCAGGAGTTTCGCTCCATCTTTCAACACGTTCAGGCTGCTCAGTTGTCCAGGAGCCCCTCTGAGCTGTTTGCTCAGCACATAGTCACCATCGTTCACCACATTAAAG CGCAGCACTTTCCATCTTCTGGCATGACTCTTAACGATCGGTTCACCATGTACCACAGACGAGCCGCAGAGAAGGAAATGACGAAGCCAAGAAAAAGCCCAGAGATTCACAG AAGAATTGATGTTTCTACAAGTGCTTTTAAGAAACACTCTCAACTGTTTGAGGCGATGAAAAGCTCAGACGATGGCACTTACAAG GATGGTGGGGGAAAAATAAAGGGTGACCCAATGGACCTGCGTTTGGATATTGAGCGGCGTAAAATATATTCCACCCATGAGAGAGATAATAATCAGGATCGGGGACGAGATTTGGGAGATTCCCCAAATTCTAGCCGAGAGAGATCCCTGGAAAAGTTCTCCAAATGCCCCAAGAGATCAGG GAAAAGTAAGAAGAAGCGCTCTCGATCACGTtcgtcctcgtcttcctcatcaAGAAAATCCCAACACGAAGGAGATTTGCCCCTTAACAAGTCTGATCCCAAGGATGAAGGCTTTAATAGAGTCCAGCTCGGCCAAGGGGAGTTACCGGGGTCTGAAAGAGGAAGGCCACGTGGATTT CAAGTACGAATTCGGGGAAGGGGCTGGAACAGAGGCAATAGTCAAGGGAACACTTCACATAGTAACGCCATAAACATGGTAGCACAACAAAAAACTGAAGGCTGGGAACCAGAGTACACACCTAAAAGCAAACAATACTATCTG CACGACGACAGAGATGAGGAGGCGGACGGCAAGTGGATGGACAATCAAGGGCGAGGGCGAGGAGGCTTCTCTCGTGGAAAGGCACGTTTCATTATCCGCAATGCCACCGGAGGTTCCAGCACCAATAACCCCAGATGGGCCCATGACAAGCTCCAGGTCAATGGAGGGAAAGGTGGTCCTCAGGAAGAGGAAACTCGGCAGGACCATAATGGCGGAGATATAGATGGAGATAATAATTGA
- the thrap3a gene encoding thyroid hormone receptor-associated protein 3 isoform X2 codes for MSRSLKSASRSRSRSKSRSRSRSTSRSRSCSRSRSRKHRYSSRSRSRSRSRSRSPSYNRDKKYPREYQNNREFRGYHRGFRRPYNFRGRGRGFFPRGRFQRGGGGGGGGRGYNNNNNFRPNWKNYKQHPQNQQQQQQQNYSRGRGRSHNFQKRPESPTHGHSHRSDRSSSPLSRLSQHSSSSSHSSSPKCRPALLLANQNSKDLKEETSASKEVQKGGGEDGGPVELVGALAGDAKEGAGSERTEGSWQGQTDCSSSPKRACPVASSAVNAGQSSQATNQSAPSKNTNDNRNGAPSWQTVCSSSSAKKTSHEGLNPMLSSFDFFSTEDYLDGDKSAISVAFRKFLEEQNKKSASSLENGKNAATNDVDMDQGRVNGKASAINTDSVSRKYKGDGKVLSLNSFLKSSPFLSADGEEEEEMVITPHSKPLQKDWHNGDESPKLKSRVSPSARELFEECFGKWKNGTYSQVANSDLDAMAEEIYLRKQVKASISAAALGKRELAGKLDELSPDMNCKARKMAKSPSVPSPTPPSRRNSEREMFMVRGEDSSFVSSRKQEAKCNIKMDFPGEGLLSSSDMLAEERQLSQDLVQASKKDQEFRSIFQHVQAAQLSRSPSELFAQHIVTIVHHIKAQHFPSSGMTLNDRFTMYHRRAAEKEMTKPRKSPEIHRRIDVSTSAFKKHSQLFEAMKSSDDGTYKDGGGKIKGDPMDLRLDIERRKIYSTHERDNNQDRGRDLGDSPNSSRERSLEKFSKCPKRSGKSKKKRSRSRSSSSSSSRKSQHEGDLPLNKSDPKDEGFNRVQLGQGELPGSERGRPRGFHDDRDEEADGKWMDNQGRGRGGFSRGKARFIIRNATGGSSTNNPRWAHDKLQVNGGKGGPQEEETRQDHNGGDIDGDNN; via the exons GGGGCCGAGGGCGAGGGTTCTTCCCACGTGGTCGCTTCCAGcgtggaggtggtgggggcggcggcggccgtggctacaacaacaacaacaacttccgCCCAAACTGGAAGAACTACAAGCAGCACCCTcaaaaccaacaacaacaacaacagcaaaactATTCTCGTGGTCGAGGGCGATCGCACAATTTCCAGAAACGCCCAGAGAGCCCCACTCATGGCCACTCTCACCGCTCTGACCGATCCTCCTCACCTTTATCCAGACTTTCTCAGCATTCGTCTTCCTCCTCGCACTCATCCTCTCCCAAATGCAGGCCAGCCTTGCTGCTGGCTAATCAGAACTCCAAAGATTTGAAAGAGGAGACCTCGGCCTCAAAGGAGGTCcagaagggaggaggggaggatggGGGTCCGGTGGAGCTTGTCGGGGCGTTGGCAGGAGATGCTAAAGAAGGCGCAGGAAGTGAGAGAACTGAGGGGAGCTGGCAGGGCCAGacagactgcagcagcagcccaaAGAGAGCCTGTCCTGTGGCAAGTTCTGCTGTTAATGCTGGTCAGAGCAGCCAAGCTACAAACCAGTCTGCCCCCTCTAAGAACACAAATGACAACAGAAATGGTGCCCCCTCGTGGCAGACGGTGTGTAGTTCATCCTCTGCAAAAAAAACCTCACATGAAGGTCTGAATCCAATGCTCTCCAGCTTTGACTTCTTCTCCACTGAGGATTACCTGGATGGAGATAAATCTGCAATCTCCGTTGCCTTCAGAAA GTTTCTGGAGGAGCAAAATAAGAAATCTGCATCTTCTTTGGAAAACGGCAAAAACGCAGCGACGAATGATGTGGATATGGATCAGGGGAGAGTAAATGGCAAAGCATCAGCCATTAACACTGACTCTGTGTCAAGGAAGTACAAAGGGGACGGGAAAGTGTTGTCCCTGAACAGCTTCCTGAAAAGTTCTCCCTTTCTGTCTGCTgatggggaggaagaggaggagatggtcATCACGCCTCATTCAAAGCCACTCCAAAAAGACTGGCACAATGGGGATGAGTCCCCTAAGCTAAAAAGCCGGGTCAGTCCATCAGCCCGAGAGCTGTTTGAAGAGTGCTTTGGCAAATGGAAGAATGGGACTTATTCACAGGTGGCTAACAGTGACCTCGACGCCATGGCAGAGGAGATATATCTTAGAAAGCAAGTTAAGGCCTCGATCTCTGCAGCCGCCCTCGGCAAGAGGGAGTTGGCAGGGAAACTTGACGAACTGTCCCCAGACATGAATTGTAAAGCCAGGAAGATGGCTAAATCTCCCTCTGTCCCATCTCCTACACCTCCATCCAGGAGGAActctgagagagagatgttCATGGTCAGGGGAGAGGACTCGTCTTTCGTGTCCTCAAGAAAACAGGAAGCGAAATGTAATATCAAAATGGATTTTCCTGGAGAGGGTCTGCTAAG CTCTTCAGACATGTTAGCTGAGGAGCGACAGTTGTCTCAGGATCTCGTGCAGGCCTCAAAGAAGGATCAGGAGTTTCGCTCCATCTTTCAACACGTTCAGGCTGCTCAGTTGTCCAGGAGCCCCTCTGAGCTGTTTGCTCAGCACATAGTCACCATCGTTCACCACATTAAAG CGCAGCACTTTCCATCTTCTGGCATGACTCTTAACGATCGGTTCACCATGTACCACAGACGAGCCGCAGAGAAGGAAATGACGAAGCCAAGAAAAAGCCCAGAGATTCACAG AAGAATTGATGTTTCTACAAGTGCTTTTAAGAAACACTCTCAACTGTTTGAGGCGATGAAAAGCTCAGACGATGGCACTTACAAG GATGGTGGGGGAAAAATAAAGGGTGACCCAATGGACCTGCGTTTGGATATTGAGCGGCGTAAAATATATTCCACCCATGAGAGAGATAATAATCAGGATCGGGGACGAGATTTGGGAGATTCCCCAAATTCTAGCCGAGAGAGATCCCTGGAAAAGTTCTCCAAATGCCCCAAGAGATCAGG GAAAAGTAAGAAGAAGCGCTCTCGATCACGTtcgtcctcgtcttcctcatcaAGAAAATCCCAACACGAAGGAGATTTGCCCCTTAACAAGTCTGATCCCAAGGATGAAGGCTTTAATAGAGTCCAGCTCGGCCAAGGGGAGTTACCGGGGTCTGAAAGAGGAAGGCCACGTGGATTT CACGACGACAGAGATGAGGAGGCGGACGGCAAGTGGATGGACAATCAAGGGCGAGGGCGAGGAGGCTTCTCTCGTGGAAAGGCACGTTTCATTATCCGCAATGCCACCGGAGGTTCCAGCACCAATAACCCCAGATGGGCCCATGACAAGCTCCAGGTCAATGGAGGGAAAGGTGGTCCTCAGGAAGAGGAAACTCGGCAGGACCATAATGGCGGAGATATAGATGGAGATAATAATTGA